CTGGCCGGAGTTGGTGAGCATGCCCAGTCGGAGCATTATCTGAGCGGGATTGACCTTTCTGCATTGGCTGCGCCAGAGGCAGCGGTCTTACAACGCCTGCGAAAGAACGGAGCCGAATCCGCGGAGTAAGGATGCCTGTGGGAACGGATGGATAGTGTTACAGTCGGGGAGGTCAGGGGGCATCTTTCATCGCCTTAAAATGAGCGGTGAGTGCTTCATGCACATTGGGAGGAACGAGGCCCGTGTTGCGGTGCGAATACATGTGCACCTGCTTCACCAGATTTGAGGACGTGAAAAAATACTTTTCGTTGGGCATGAGGAAGATGGTTTCCACCTTGTCATCGAGCAGACGGTTCATCTGAGCCATTTGGAACTCGTATTCAAAGTCAGAGACGGCGCGAAGTCCGCGAATGAGGGCTTTGGCTTCCATTTTGACTGCAAAATCCACTACCAGTCCATCAAAGGGCATCACCGTCACATTGCTGAGGTGTGAAATATTTGCTTCGATCAACGCAATGCGCTTTTCGATGGAAAACAGAGGGTGTTTGGTTTTGGAATCCACGACCGCCATGATGACTTCATCGAAGATTTTTGCCCCTCGGGTGAGCACGTCAAGGTGGCCGAATGTTACGGGATCAAACGTACCCGGATAGATGGCTTTTTTCATTGGTGGTATGGTAGGTTTTCAGCGAAAACAAAATAGGGTATTGGTGCTTTGTGACCGAGTCAAAATTTCTTCCTTTGGCTGCGGTGCTTGAGTTTGTGAGCATAAAAATCAAAAAGAAGTTCAATAATGCCAAAATTTAACCATTAGTGCTTTGTTA
This window of the Puniceicoccaceae bacterium genome carries:
- the coaD gene encoding pantetheine-phosphate adenylyltransferase, which produces MKKAIYPGTFDPVTFGHLDVLTRGAKIFDEVIMAVVDSKTKHPLFSIEKRIALIEANISHLSNVTVMPFDGLVVDFAVKMEAKALIRGLRAVSDFEYEFQMAQMNRLLDDKVETIFLMPNEKYFFTSSNLVKQVHMYSHRNTGLVPPNVHEALTAHFKAMKDAP